In Chanos chanos chromosome 14, fChaCha1.1, whole genome shotgun sequence, the sequence CGTGTGTTGGCATAAAAGTTTAATCCTATATGGAAGACAGCGATTTGCTGGACATGGTAAACCCATACAAGCTCAGTCTCTATTATACCTTGCAAGAGGCCCTGGGAAGTCTCTCATCTCCTGCTGTTCACACGTGTCGCTCAGAATAACCTACATAAACAAAGCCACAATTTAACATAATATTACCAAAGCAGCTAAAGTCCTATATCAGCTCCATTCATCTCCATACAAGTGAAATCAAAAAGTACTGAAATTAAAAAGTACCGAATAGTGTAAGCATCTTGATTACAAACGATAAAAAATTCCCCTCAGACCtccttcatgtgtgtgtgtgtgtgtgtatatatatatatatatatatatatatatatatatatatatatatatgtgtgtgtgtgtgtgtgtgtgtgtgtgtgtgtgtgtgtgtcttcatagGTCTATGGGGTGAATGGAAAGCTTGGGTAGGAGTGGGTTGATTCCTTTGTGTGGTTCCATACCTCTAAGCTGTGAAGTTCCACCAGACCTGGTTCCCCATCTGAAGGCAGCGCTGGACAAACCCTGACCAGCTGACCTGCTGGACCAAAGCTGATAGCCACATGAGGGATGCAGAACTTCATAGGAGCTGCCACTTCAGATTTGCTCTCTTGCTCTATTAAACACAGAACGTTGAAACAGATACACAGGCCTCATAATGTCAAATTGGAACCTCCTCTGCACTCTCCCCAAGCTTCTCTTCTGATCTAAGCACACCTTAATTACGTTAACAAAATCCAAGGTGTTGTGTCTCTAAGTCTAAGAGTTTCAACTATATGCCTCTGACTGTTTATAATCTCCACCCAAAGTCTCTGATTGGATCCCTAGAAAAGGCCAAAGTGGATGCTTTGTGTTGCACTGACCTGTGTGGGGGGGTATGAGTGGATCATACTGGTCTGCACCATTGATGTATTGACTGAGCTCATAGCTACTAGAAGATAAACCAGATGTTTTAGAGCTTTCCAAGTTCCCAGGAGCATACTGAGAAACCTGGAgatcacacaaaacaacacacactgaaaataaaaaatacttgAAGAAAATCTACAGCATCATACAAAGCTTATATTTGGCTTTATTCAGTAATTTCACTTTATTTGCTGAATGTAGTGATATTcagcaaatgcacacacacacacacacacacacacacacacacacacatacatacatacagactgcAAAGTTTGATGTATTCATGAATCAAGAAAAATTCAGTCCtgtaataattaaataattatttttttcatttgaatttttggTTGCTTACCTCtccattttctcccttttcctctctatgtcttctctctgaaaaaccATAGTCATGCTGGTCTCTTTCTCGGCTCTGGTCATATCTGGGAGACAATAAAGACCTTATCATGAACTACTCAAATACCATGCTGTGGTATCATTACAGAAAATAATaatgtgttgttctgtgagggAACACAGGGTCTGACTAACGTGTactggtctgtgtatgtgtctgaggaCCACTGCCGCTCCTGACCCCTCCCCTCAGACACGTCTGGcctccacacactctgtggagtcCACTGTCCAgcttctatttaaaaaaaaacactgaattgaaACCAAAAGCAATTTCAGTTTTACTAAATTCATTTCCATAAAACTGTACGCAAAGGAAATGTTGTGATAAGCTTTCTTGATAGTATGTGGTCAGTAAACTTATAGAAGTGGAAGCCCTCTCTGACATCACGGGGAAATCCAGGGAAGACTTACACTCTAAAACAGACTTACACTGCAAATGAGTGGAACTTGAGATGaactgtgtcagtgagagtCGCTAccttttttgttgatgtttacTTTCTCTGTTAGAACAATTCAAGCAGTAAACAAATCTTTCGTGTTAATCAGTTAGTTTTTCAAGTCGATGACCTCATTGGTAATGTACCTGGGTGATTGTAATGGCCTCTCTGATGACTGTGGTCATAGTAACCATAATCCTCTCTGTAACCCCAATAGCTGTGATAAGGGTAGTCATATCCATGCCTAAAATACATCAAATTGATTAGATCATACAGTCTCTGTGTATCACATGCACAAACTCAGTCACAATTTACCAGAATCACAGGTATTACCTACATACACGATTTTCAAGCAACTATATATTATATTCTgtaatatcatattatattaaaTTGTCTATTGTATGTATATCACacatatattatacatatgcatacacacacacacacacacacacacacacacacacacacacacacgtatatcaCGTATATATATAAGATCATGCAACAGAGGGAATGTATTAAGACATTAAGAATAATTAATGTGGAATAATGATTCAGCAAGAAAGCTATATTTTAAGAGGTACCTTGAGTGAGGCCTTGGGTGTTGAGGCCATGGTCCATCCGGCCCATAGCTGCCTCCATGGTGAGGTGTGCTACTGTAACCCGGGATAAACTCAGGCCCAGGTGGAGGACTGGCGAGGTAGCGTCCATACCGGGGATCCACAGCAGGCCAGGGTTTCTCCCTTGGGTCCGGTGGTTGGTAGGGTCCTCCTCCATGGTGAGGGGGTCTGTGGTAATTATCCATGTCCCTTGGGTGGTTGAGATATGGTCCTGAGTGGTACTGGTTGCTGGGCCCATGCCAGTTGGGCCTTCGTGGTTCCATTGTTGGCTTGGCTCTAATTCTGGCATAAACTTGTTGCCAACATTTTCATATGGCAATGAAAAAGAATGGAAGGATCATATGAGGGAAGTAAAATTCTGtcctgatgtttgtttttgctgtgacCAAGTTGGTTCTTATCAGGTGTGTCTGATATCAGCAGCAAACTGCAGGTTAGAGGAAAAGAACCAGACATGAACTCCCTTCTAACATCTGTTTAATGCTAATAACAACCACTTCAAAACCTTCACCTTATGAAAATCAAAAACGTCTCATGAAAAGGTCTCATCACAACTTTAAATTTGACTCAACTTTAATCCAATGAAGCGACAAACGTGTTGATTTGAAAATTACTGCCAGTGTAATATGAGGTGTGTCTGACTTAGCGAGTCAATCACTAGCTCTGTTTTTCGGGTATCTGAAACTTTGTCATTAAGGTAAGCCAGAGTTTAATATAAAAGAATCTGTGAGCTACCACTGGTACAGCTGCATGAGACAAATATTAGTATAATCCTCATCTTTTATTCACTAATTATAACTATAATCATCATGAAGTATAACTTACATCAAAACAGTTGTTACATGTGATAATGTCATATACCATAATAGTCAAGCACTGGACAATATACATATGTCTTATATCACGTAAGATATATcatataaagacaaaaatacataGGCTATATCTTTTTATACAAAATGGCATAGTCGGCAGTTTCAGTACGTGTGAGTTTCACCGGTAGGCTACAATAAAACCCGGTAAAATAATATtgacaaaataaattcactgaaACAATTTGAGCGAATGAATGTTTAAACTGCAATACAAAACTCACTTTTGACAGCTGCTGAGGCCGCTCCTAGTCCAAACAAGACTCAAAgtgcacactgacacatcacgTTGCTTCAAAATCACAACATTGACTAACTTGACCCATGGACCGGCTTACCTGTCAATAAGATACTGTTTCAAAGAGTCAAAGTGCAACGGCTGAAATTTCTGTTGCTTTCAGTCTCTGCATCAGATGAAACAAGAAGTTTTAGGACAATGATCCCAAAAAAGTTAACTGCAGTGTCTCAAACTGTGGGAAAAAATATCTTTGATCCACAGTTTTAtgaaaataagttttaaaaCCGAGGTGCGCGCAGCCAGATGTCTCAAGCAAAAGCTTTAATAAACAATGCAATTCTTGAACGAGAATACTGAGGGTACTAGTTTTGGAGACTACTGGATTACTAAATGAAATTGCATAGCGATTATTTAACTAGCTGAGATTTCTGTGTATCAATCTCATATGCAAACTCTGTTCCATGTGTATTGCATGGAAATTGCATTGCCTTTTTTGGAGTATTCCTCAAGTGCTTGCCACGTTGTGCGGAACTATCCTGATCACCGGTCGCAGCAGTGGGAAGCGCCACATCTGTGCAAATCGCGTAAAGTGGAGTACTGAGATCTCCATATTGTGAAGGGAAACCCAATCTATGTCTCTTTACAAGAATTGAAATCAAGAACCTAagaatctaaaataaaaaaggaaatatgaaaataagaaTAAACAAGAAATCTATGGTGAAAATTAAATGGGACCCACTGTTAAATTTgctaaatgtttgtgttgtcataTTAGTCTTATCGTAACTGATTGGGATAAATGAAAGTCCAGAGTCCATCTTGAAATTTACATATAATTCCTTTTTTGGCTGAGCTTCGACGTGCATGAGCTGCAGCTTAAAATACTACTCATAACACTGATATACAGTTCTTTGCTGGGGAAATCAACTACAATAAAGTTCGAAGTACAACGAAAGATTCATTGTGTTGTTCTGAACTTTAAACGTAACTTTACAGGTTCCTTCAACAGGTTTTGTAAACTGTTTTCCCCGAATGCCGTATACAAAGTGTCTCTGGGATCAATAGGCTTTAACTGTTTCGTGGTAATCCCTGACTGCACTAAATTGTAGGCTGGATAAATTGCCTTTGACATACTCGTACATGCAATGGATGTATGTGTTGCAGCCCTGAGGTCTGATATGATGTCATAGTCTGTTTTCGCTGAATTGTAGTTATTGTGCGTGCggaatattatggagaacaagcagctcttcttctttctgaaTAAGACCTCTGTTCAGATACAGTAAATTATTGAAACCACATGTTATTAAACTCACTGACTCTGAATGACTCTGCTAAAGAGCACACTGTCTGGACAAGTAGGCTACGCAACACCAAGTCAACGTTTCTCTCAACAATGACTCGTTTAATCCCATTTGTGCATATCTCATTAGATCgcacattttgtttatttttcatcagcTGAAATATGCTGACAACCATGATGTTTTAGACAGGTGCGGAGTACGTATTATTCATCTTCTATATGCATATAAATGTTTATCTATGCCTGCAGATTTCCTCTTGTTGCTTTAAGTGTGCTGTTTAACCGGAGCGTATTCGCTGTTATAGTAAAGCAAATAAGTAATCACAAAAAGAATCCCACTCAGTGTTCCATCGTTCCGCATCATGCACTGTCTCCAATGGATATTTTACACATGTGCGATGCAGCCGTTAAATAGGGACGTGTATGCTAAGAATAGGCCAATTTAATACTCTCAAGAGTAACTGTACATATCAGATCGAGTTTATTATTTTAAGGGTGAGACTGACTTGGTTGCTGTGAGGTAATAACCATAAGAATAGCAGTGTATGCCACTATATTCCGATATTTAGGTCGGTGGGAAGAGGGATTACACCGTTGCTTGCACCCTCACATCCTCCTCCACGGACTCCGTCCAGTGCTTCACTTGTACCACAAGATGTCGCTCTACCTTGTCAATGAGTATTTCCTGCAGGTTGTACAAAGGTTGAGATTTCCCGTATTTCGTGGTGTCTCCTTCCTTTGCAATGTTTAATACCGATAATGTTGTGCGCAATAACTCAGCACTCTTGGAATACACCCTGTCGTAACTTTTTTACCCTTTGTTATAAAACTGACTTCTTAGCCAAGTGTTTCCATATGTCAGGAGCCGACAGAGGGCATCGCAAAGTCAGTGTTGGGTTTTGAGTGGTGACCAATAGGATTCAATATGCAAATTCAGGCAGCCTTCCTTTGTCTTTGCAGAATTTAGTCACCGTACTGAGGACAACAGCAGTTATTCTTACACCGGCTGAAGACGTCGTCGGACGGATTTACGTTTTGTGGATAATAAGTCTTACGGATAATTTACCTCATGTGCAATATGACTTTTGAAGAATCTTGTGGAGACAACGCCACGGAAAGGTATCCTCATATTTTTAAGAAATATGCTAGGAAGAATATTGGAATATACTTTACAATTGAGTAACGTAGGACAGCCACGTATGATTTGCGTTTTATTACTTGCATTTATTCTATAATTTGGACGCTTATGCCGCGATTGCATGTTGCATATTTATTGTAATTCTTCGTTCgttttgtctttaattttaGATATTTGCTTAAAATTCAAAATTCGATTGAGCTCATAACTTGATTAAGCCGACAAGTCAAGTGATTAATTGTTATCAGCGTGCGTACTGAAGGAACAACTATTCTTTTGAGCTCGTGAGGAGTTTGCTCTCGCGACTCATCAcaagtgacagtgagtgatATTAGCTATGATATAAAATATCAGGCACGTTATGAACAATAGCAGGGGTTTTGTTGACAGACTTAAATAATATAGACCACTGTGCCTAAAACTTTTGATGCAATATAGTTTCCGTGCATAAAATGCACTGAATTCACGTGGTTGCAGATCCACAAGGACTGTTTGGCTGCATAAGCTAGGCTAAAAAAAATTGAAGCTGTCAGGTATCTTAGTAGCAGGCTGGATTTTCCCTGTATTGTTTTGAAATAACACTTCATTTTCTGTTCATCAGAATGGATTCGGTGGCAAGGGCACTTGAAGATGTTCTGAGCGCAGCATTGCCTCAGGGTTGCATCACAGTTGGAGTTTACGAGGCCGCCAAATCACTTAACGTGTAAGTATTTTTTCTGAAGGTTAACCGTATGGATTTGGTGGGAcggttttatttttatctgattgcatgtgtttatttccGAAATCATGCTGGCGCAAGtaaattacaacaaatatttGAAGATATTATCGAGGTTATCTATATATAACATTTTCCTTATGCTGTTCTTCCTCAGAGATCCAGACAACGTAGTTTTATGCCTTTTGGCTACAGACGAAGAGGACGTTGAGGATGTCGCTCTTCAGATTCATTTTACTCTGATCCAGGCGTTCTGTTGTGAGAATGACATCAATATTTTGCGAGTGAACAATATGAGACGCCTGGCGGAGATTCTGGGTGAGATGAAGCCCGGAGGAGAGCCAATGGATCTTCACTGCGTATTAGTCACCGTAAGTGTCACCTTTCTCCTACTCGGCTTACTCAGGCGGTAGCCACGGGGGTTAAAATCGATGATTCACGTTGGGTTTCTGAAGTGCCATGAGCAGCACTTTTCCAGGCATTTTAATTCATAAATGAGTAGTTCGACGGGGACTCGCTCATAATGCCTTTCGCAATACCGTAATAAACTTAACTAATACTGAATGTGAATTTACGTCATGGAGGTTAGTACAGAATTGTGCTCTGATGTCTCATGCTTGGAAGCATTCGTTTTCATGAGAACGCTAGAAGCTGTGCACCAGAAAAAGAGCTGGGTTGTCGGGCGCATTTTGTCTTTACAGCCCTTTGAAGCTACACTGATTGAAGTTGTTAAAAGGTCCCCTGAACCTTTAGTGTTTTTGTGATGTGGAATTCCACACAGTGTGGAGTGGTAATAAATTGACTGCTCCTGCAGAGCACTCCGATTCCAGTTTCTTGGCAGACTTCAGAGCACTTCCTTTGGGCAACTTCTGCAAACAGCCCTTCCAGGAAGAACTGTTCTGAGGACTGGCCATCTTTTGCAAATTAGCTGAACTTTGTGGGCTACatgcttttttattattttttttttttatgtcagcaACTGTATAATC encodes:
- the gadd45ab gene encoding growth arrest and DNA-damage-inducible, alpha, b; this translates as MCNMTFEESCGDNATERMDSVARALEDVLSAALPQGCITVGVYEAAKSLNVDPDNVVLCLLATDEEDVEDVALQIHFTLIQAFCCENDINILRVNNMRRLAEILGEMKPGGEPMDLHCVLVTNPQSSTWKDPALSKLNRFCRDSRCLDQWVPVISLPER